The Lepeophtheirus salmonis chromosome 1, UVic_Lsal_1.4, whole genome shotgun sequence genome has a segment encoding these proteins:
- the LOC121118858 gene encoding protein rhomboid-like yields MITISLLQVLIFIYGDSGIPESDGVPYCSSLIYNPYKRSQVWRYLTYMLVHSGLFHLSFNLMVQLILGIPLEMVHGWWRVMSVYVFGVLAGSLWTSVFRPNVFLSGASGGVYSLITAHLGTVIMNYREMAYPLFRFSIVLLITLTDIFVYIYDAYVIGQTKPISYPAHIFGAITGLLVGITVLKNLQWQKYEKIIWFVSGIAFLGLMLSAIAWNIYYYDDMNIIPDSLCKDRSVL; encoded by the exons ATGATTACGATATCCCTTCTTCAAGTACTCATATTCATCTATGGAGATTCTGGAATCCCGGAGAGTGATGGAGTTCCCTACTGTTCTAGCCTAATTTACAATCCTTATAAACGTAGTCAAGTGTGGAGATATTTAACATATATGCTCGTTCATTCTGGACTTTTTCATCTATCTTTTAATCTCATGGTTCAACTAATTCTGGGGATCCCACTGGAAATGGTTCATG GATGGTGGCGTGTGATGTCAGTTTATGTATTTGGAGTACTTGCCGGATCTCTTTGGACAAGTGTATTCCGACCCAACGTTTTTTTATCAGGGGCAAGTGGTGGCGTCTATTCTCTCATTACTGCTCATTTAGGGACTGTCATAATGAATTATAG agaaaTGGCTTATCCTTTATTCCGATTCTCCATAGTCTTACTCATCACTCTCACAGATATATTCGTTTATATCTATGATGCATATGTCATCGGACAGACTAAGCCTATAAGCTATCCTGCGCACATATTTGGAGCCATCACTGGCCTCTTAGTCGGTATAACCGTCCTTAAAAATCTACAGTGGCAAAAATACGAGAAAATCATTTGGTTTGTGAGTGGGATCGCATTTTTAGGACTTATGTTGAGTGCTATAGCATGGAACATTTACTACTACGATGATATGAATATCATTCCGGATTCTCTCTGCAAAGACAGAAGTGTTTTATAG